From the Drosophila simulans strain w501 chromosome 2L, Prin_Dsim_3.1, whole genome shotgun sequence genome, the window GTAGACAGCAGGATCGACACTTGGTGTGGGCTCAGGCTGAGGTTCGAGTGGAGGTTCAGGCTCCTTTGGTTGTTCTACCTCAATTTTAGCTTCCACTTCCGGTTTCTCCATGAGCTCTTGTTCGACCTGTTGCACCAGGTTGGGCACAATTTCCTGAATGTGTTGCCATACAAAGTTCTTCACATCATCAGTGGACTTATCCTCTGTTGGTCCAGATGGCTTCAACGTGCTAATGGGGCTCTTTGTTAGGATACGCATTATCTCCGGATCCGTCTCGTACTCCAGATCCGGCTTGCCCTTGAATGTGTCCAGCATGGTCTCGATGGAACGTAGAACCTCCTGGTTCTGTTTGGCCTGGTTCTGCTCCATGTTGCCGATGAGTATCTCCAGGTTCTTCAGGGTGCTGTCCTCCATCTGATAGGGACTGGGTGTGGCATAGGTGGATTTGACGGGGCTCTCGTCGGTGCGGGGTTGGTCGAAAGGATTGGCTTGGGCGGGGCTGGGACTCTGCCCAGCCAATGGAGGCTGCAGGCAGTCCAAGGCGTGTGTGTTCAAGAAGTCATGGATATCTGTATTGGCAAATGAATGCGGGGGAGAGAGAAAAATGGGACATTATGACACTGCGATTGACCGATGCATGATCTACAAACTAACCCGACTTGGTGTCTATGGCCACGCCACTCTCATTCTCAACGCCATTCGGCGAGCCCCAGATGCGCATTAGAAATGGCTTGAGTTGCGTGCGATTCAGCTCCACCAGCGCCTGCTCCACATTACCTTGGTGCGCAGTCAGCGCGTTCACAATATCGTCACGCAGGAAGTTTCCCTTGGCCGCCAGTTTCCTGTACTTCTGCTGCCTCTGTTGGATGCAGTCCGCCACCGCCTGCCACACATTTCCCCCTGAGTTGCGCAATGCCTCGCGTGCCTCGTTTTGGGACACAGTTCCGATCGTGTTTTCACCCCTTTCCTGTCCGTACTTGGTGGACAAACTCTGCACCGTCTGCACTAGCTTATGCCAGTTTTCGCGTAGCCACTGAATGGGATGAGTGTCCGGGGAGCAGTATTTTAGGGCCGCTTCCAGTTCCTCCACCGTGAACTTGTACAGCTCCAGTTCTTTCAGTATGATGTGCATTTCCGTTTCGGGATCTCTGGCAGGCTCGTGCTTGACTCCGAATGTCTCATGCGGCATATCGAAAGGTGAAGATACTTGCTAAAACACGTGGATCCGTTGGATTTTGTCAACTATCAAGCATTGCCATAAATACTTACAAGCTGGAGCATGCGGAGCTCGTTTATGAAATTGGGTCTTTTGGTGACCAGACCGGCACTATAGGGATCCAATCCAAAGCCGTCGTGATACCGCAGGTCATTGGCACTCCGATATCGGTCActctcctgctgcagctgggaATTGCTGCGATAGTGCGGACGTCGCTCCATCTTGTTTGGTTCTGGAGTCGTAAAGCGGTCAGGAACAACGGGGAGGATCTCCTCTTGCTTTGTGTTAAAGGGCAGAGCGTCGTAGGTCTGCGTGGAAATGCTCTGAGGAGGCGGAGAAGTTCCCATTTCCACGGCCGCTATTTCACGGGGAGGAGTTCCACCACAGGCCGTGGAGACCTTCTGAGCCTTCTTGAGTACCTGCTCCGCCTGCGCCTGAATGCTCTCATCCAGAGTATTCCAAATGTTTTCAACGGACTCTGGAACGATACGGATGAGAGCATTAGCTTTGGGGGAACGGGTTCGGTGTCACCAAGGGattgaaatcaaacaaacgGGATGCGGCTTGGGTTATGGTTCTGTTTTGTATTTCGTTTCCATAAGTGCGTTAATTGTAGGCTTACAGTTGATGGCTCTATTAGTGTACTAACTAGGTGTAGTCTTTGGTGGTTGGGCTTAGGCCTTTGTGCCTTCGAAAAATGAGATTCTCTTTTGTATCCTACCTTTGTGCAGAAGACTCTTGGCCAGCGAGTTATCGGATTCATTTTCGGACGAAGTTTTCAGTGTGGATTTCGATGGTGCCTTGATGGGAATACTGGAGGTGCTCTTGGAGTTTACAGCTGGCGACGCTTTTGAGCTAGGTGTGGAGTTGGTATGAGTTGTCTTCGACGAAGCAGCAACGGATTTCTGACTTGGTTGTTGGTTCTTTGTAGTAGGCTTCTGCACAGGCTTAGTTTCCGTCTTAGAAGACGCCTTGATATTGTTTGACTTTTCAGCTGGAGGCTGTGGTTTTTCCTCTACCTTTTTGGCCTTGTTGGGCTGCACTGGAGGTTTGCTGGGCGTCTTGCAGCATATGGAGCAGATCTTGATGTTGGGCTCGTTCACAAACGTGCAGAACTCGCATTCCCATTCGTGGTCTGGGGTGGAAGGTGGTGGACCGAGGTCATCTGCCCCAATCTCGTCAGGAACTTCCTGTGGATCGGGTGCTGTTTGAGCCTCAGCCTCACTCTCCGATGCGGTTACCTCTTCGACCACTTCCTCGTATTCCGAGGCACTCTCCTCATGGGCTGGCGTCACCACCTTCTGCACCACCGCCGCAGCCTGTGTATTCTCGTCCTTCATCTCCGGCTTGCGTTTTGGCTCAGCCTTCTTCGAGGATTTGTGCTGATCGGCTTCTTGGAGCTTCTGCTGAATCTTAGCTTGAACCAAGGCCCGAGCACCCGATCCCTCAGACTCCAGATCGGAGTAAATGCGACTGGTTCTGGCCGAGTCCGttgctgttttgtttctgGTAAGGGTTCCCTCATTTTCGCGTCGCTCCGGTAGCCACTCACTCTGCACGGACTTGGCAATGGATCCCCGACGATTCCGCATCTTGTGATGCCTCTGATCGCCATCCAGTTCATCGCTGGCTATTAGTTGGGAGGCACTGGAAAGGCGCCTTTGGCGGGGCTGGATGTGGTTTTGGTGATGCTGGGAGCGCGAGGCACTGGTCATGGCCGAGCGATTGGACACCAATGATCTGCGGTCATCCTGGTCGGAGTCCTCGTCATCCGTTAGTTCGTCATCCACGTAGCTATTGCGCTTGCGACGCAAGGACATCGATTTGCGGCTGGGTGTTGGTGATGCAGCGTACCGGGAACGGGATGCCGCTCTGGAGGCAGCTGAAGGTGGCATTCCCATGACACCTGCGCATTAAAATTAcaataagtaaattaaaatataactaataGTGCCTCATTTTACCTGGATGCATCATGGGATAGCCGGGTGCTCCTGGATACACATTGGGCATCATACCGCGCTGGGTCATAAACACCGGCGGCGGATAGTGTGGATGATGTTGCTGCGACATGTAACCCGGCCCAACGTTCAGGGACAGATTGGAGTTGTTGAACTGCTGTTGGGAGCCGAACTGTGACCACTGATCGGGATGCTGGTgctgaggatgtggatgttgcGGATGCTGTGCCCAGCCAGGATGCTGCTGGCTCTGCTGACATCCAGCGCAGTTTAGCTGCGCCAGAGATTGGGCCTGCAAGCGGAATGGTGTCTTAGTTCCCAAGGGATCATGAATCTCTAACTCACCTGCTGGATGCGCTGATTGGCGAGCCAGGCACTTCCGTTCTGGGCCTCGGCCAGTGGTCGACGTGGATTTGAGTTAAGATTGAACACCGATGTGCTCATCTGCCGCCGCTGAGCGCCGGCCGCCTGTCGTTGTTGGAGCAGCAAGGAATTGTGAAATTGTGAGTCATCCGAGAGATCGAAATGGGATGAGTTCAGACCGGATGACATGCTGCCGGAACGAAAATGCGAGGGCGATGGTGAAATGTTTGACCAGTGCTCGAAGCCGGCTCCATTCGACAAATGCTGCGCTTGGGAAATGACCAACGAGAAACGgagaaagaaagagagaggagaGGGAGAAACGACACATGACGAAACGAgacgatacgatacgatacgaGGTGCAAGGATCAAATAGTATCAAGGATCAATGATTGATTACCTTGACACAATTTTCACCGAGCAAAGACAATACGATACACTCAGTGATGAGGGGACTCGTACGATTGTGATTCGGGGTCAACAGGTCACTCACCTGTTCGCTGTTGGCGCTCAGATCCTGGCGAGCCTTCTGTTGGCGGTACCGCTGCTGCAGAATGGCCATGCGGTCCAGGGTGGCGCTGGCCTTGCTCTtgatcttctccagctgcacCGACGGCGGTCGCTGGATGGTGTCGAACACGGACTTGGGGGTGCCCGATCTGGAAGACCCCCCGCCCTCGCTGCGCGGTGGTTCGGGCAGTGGTCGGTTGTTCATCTGGTTGGCTGAGCTGCTGGCAACTGGAGGcactgggggcgtggccccgCCACCGAGCGATCCCCGCCAGCCGCCCAGCGACTTGTGCGAGGGCGTGGGCGAGGGCGGCGGCAGCATCTGGAAAAGAGTCGGGTTGGGTGCCATTTCGTATGGGTATTCGggtaaaaattgaaaaagtatGTCTGGTTTTTTGGTTCTACAATTTTGGGCGGGCGTTCTGGTTGTAAGGACTCTTTTATTGAAGCATTCAAATTGAAGTTTACAAACTTGGTTCTACGTGTAGCCCATGAAGGAGCCTTTCTTACGGGTCTAGGAGATCGTGCAGTGGCGTACCTGATCCTTGCGGCCTAGAAACGGTGTCAGCAGGCCTCGTTTGGTGCGTCGCGGAGGTGccactggtggtggtgccctACCACCGGCCTGTGCCTTTGGCGGAATCGGCGGTGTGCCCTGCTCCACAGCCTGCAAAACCATATTCTTGAGTTCACATTCATAATGGATCCGTACTACTTACCTTTCTCATGTGCTGCTTACGTTTGGGATGCTTGTGGAACATGTCGTCGCAGGAGGCGCAGAAGATCTGGCCGGCGCACTCGGCACAGGTTACCCAGGGATTCTGGGAACCGCACAAGGTGCACTTTAGTTTGTTATCTGCAAGTGATAATTATCTCtggtattattttaaacaagtAGAATATACAAATGGTTGCCCACCTGGTGTCTTGGTTCTAATCACTGTGGTCTTCATCGGTTCGTTGGAGTACTGCTGGCTGGAGAACTCGATGATCTCGTAGTCCGGCTCGGGAGTGCTCTTCGCCTTGGGCGGTAGGGCAGGAGCTTTGGGAAGGCCTCCAGCCACACCGTTTGGTGGCGTGGGTGGCGGTTTGGGCCCAATGCGGTCATTTGCCTCCATCTGAAATGGGTAATTAGTGCAATTGGATATTGACTGGCACGCTGGATATTGGCTTACCACCCAGGAGGGCATGGTGCGCACATTCTTGTTTAGCAACTGGTGGGTCGTCATCTTGGTCGATTTTTTCGTCTGGGTTTTGCCGTCACTTAATCGTCTCTAGGCGCTTGATTGGTTTTCTATTTAATCTAAATGCGCAAGcagcaaaatattaatattattaatattatttatagatCGCCAATACCCTGTGCCATATTTTCGCCCAACCGCAGCCACTTCAAACGacttcaaattcaattaagcaaAGTGCCAGAAAATGCGAATTATGAATGCATATTTTTAGCTGGCTCACCCAAATTCCGGAGccaatggccaaaatgcagtTTCGTGGATGCCGTGCACAAAACTAAACGCTGCCAGTGTTCGATCGCGAATAAAAACGCTAAATGTAGTCGAAAATATCTTTCGGTGCATAGgggtaaatttaaaaatgtatatattttggcaTAACATTTTCGggcttgtttatttatgaaatcatGCGAAAGAGGGAAGTGCTGTTTTGTGACTCAATCGACTCATTCTGTCAACGCGGCTAAGTGGCTGAGATGCcaagaaaattgcaaaagaGATTGGATGAGGGAGAAGAATTGGGATTTGAAAAAAGATCTCAAAAGTTTCGAATAGAAGAGTATTTCATGTAAATGCTCGAAAATAAAAGCGAGCGAATAAAACTAACAGAGAGAGCGAAAATATTGACTAAAAGCTGAGCGGATTTTGTAATGACGCAGGTGGCCAAATCTAAAATGCTGCCAAATAgtatgaattaaataatggCCTAAACAACATAATAATTCCATTAGAAAAGGTATTTCAAATGCTgattttagtatatattttaagtttactATAATTGAGTCTAACGCCTCAAACTTTTCAACTCAAAGTGGCATGCACCGGTAAAAGTTACATGTATACCTAAATAATTCATATATAATTAACTTATTAGATATCTATGTTTCTCCATGTTCTATGAAATGTGTATCTATGATACCAAGAAATCACTTATCTCTTGCATATACTTTTGAGATAAGATTGAAAGTTCAAATAAACTTAACAGtaaacatattaaaaatttaaagtctCGCATACTACATTTTATATTCCTGATACTTTGACGCAATTTCCCATTCattgaatttgttgttttatatCTTCATAATATCTTTTACAGCGTATATTAATACAGCATTTCTGGCATATTTTCCACGCACTAGTTACGTGCGTAACGATCCATAAAATGTATCCATAATTTTCGGAGTCGCGATGCCTCAACGAGCATAGCAAAAATTAAGACACAATGTTCTCTCGCatcgcgtatacgcaacgtgttCGCTGGGCCTGCACTCCCGTGTCTGTTGCgctatttttgaaaccctcCGCAGCCACTCCATACATTTGGCCCGAAATTGTGTCACACTGTTCAGCAATATTTATGATAGCCGCCTGCAGTGGTGGTAGGGGCATGGACCGGTGCCACCTCAATCCCGCCCAGAAGATCGGCCTCCTCCGTGCGGCGACTTCGAGTGGCAAGTGGCCTGGCCAGAGGCAAACGCAACGCTGACTCACAGACACAGACTCACGCGGCGAgggaaaaagttttatttttatgggaGAACGAACGGTGGgaactatttttaaacatttctttGGCTTGCCTATATTTGCGTTTTTTTAGTTCacagtttttcatttatttcaaattggcaaattagctttaaaaatttgatttaattttgtatactTAAGTTTGCGCTTTGATTGTTTATCCCAGCCAATGCCTTGAACTTTCCCATGGAGAGCGTTGTTCTCCGCGTTTAAAATTAGCTgagttttatatttagaaCACTTGAGATCGATTTAATTGCGGTgtgaatttaaattggcttttgaACTTTCGCAATGGTTCGGTTTGGATTGATCGGCCACGGGTGGGTATCCGCGAATTCAGAGGTCACTTACATAATTCGATTTCACTTGACGCGTCTTGCCGCACTCAAAACTGCCACTGCCAGCTGGTAGcacatgaatatatatatatatatatatagggatatatatattttcctgaTGTCTAGCCACAGCGCGACATGAAAATTCAGCTACGGTCTCGTTCGACGATCGTCTCCCAGCGAACTGAAATCTCAATCAGATTCTAAACAGCACTTTTACTGCAGTCCGCGGTCCCCAGTCGTCGCCCGAGTAGGAGGAAGTCAACGCAGATCTATGTGCTCCTCTGGTCTCGTCTGGTGTGGTGTGGTCCGTTCCCCCTGGCGATTCCCTCGATCCTCGACCAGTCGCATCTCTTTCctattttcagcattttcgcgttgttttataaatacatcGTTTTCGAGCGGCATAGAACATTTTGACTGCGAGACGCCGTCGCGTGTGTGAATATCATTAATTCTCGAATATATATCATTCTCAGCTATTTGTTGTTAAACATTCGGCAGAACATACATACTCTTGTTATACGGAACTGATTACTTGTTGCGCTTCTTTTTgatgaatgaaaatatgacAATTGTATCGAATTGATGTCCTGGGATCCGATcgactatatatacatatatcattaCTACAAGTTAGATATGTTTAGTCCTCAAACTAAGAAAGTTCAAGTTCAATGGAATTTCAgataacataaatatttccgCATTAATTCGTATTATTTATCTTATATTTTATCCAAAAACCGTGGCGCCTGGGGAAAGCGTTGAATGTTCATCGGGATACACGCCAGCTATAATTATGATTTATGACAAACAAGTATCTGAAGGGATCTCCCGCAGTTTAGCCTTGAACAAATTCTGCACATTTAATGCTAACAATAAAGAAGAACATCTATTACTTTCGGATCGAACAAATGGTATCAGCAATAAAAGCATCGGCATGGGCCACCTGCTGCCTGCCGGAGGTGCAAATCGAGTGGCAATTTCGATGGTTGGACGATGGATGGTGTGGCATTAATGGGAATTATGGAATTAAAGCCTCCGTGGGTGGGTCCATTTTCGGTTTTCCTAGCTAGCtggtctaaaaataaatgcaatgcaTAATAAATTGGCTGCGACAAAGTCAAAGTTCGACAATTGCCGGCACGCACATTTTCGGTTGGGAGACCATTGGCTCCACATCCCCCAAATAACGGGGGGTCGCCCACGCAGTGACCTTGCCGCGTTTGACGCAAGCCGATGTTTTCAGGATCAGCTGACTGTCAGCTGTATGTAAACAAGTTAAAATGCCGGGTTCCTCTCCTTCGGCCACTGCAAAGCACTCGGGAAGCTTTCCCATGAGTGCTTGTGTAGAAATCGCTCGCGATTTTCCGACCGAGCTTTTCCCGAGCAATATTCTATTCGAAGTGGCATGTAGATATTATGTAGATTTTCATACAATCGATAACAGCTGCGAACGTAAAGCCCGTCAAATGTTAACGAAACCTGagttttggccagcattttcCGGCTGCATTCGCGCAATGTTCGCTGCAGGCAATGGACACGCGTGTGGAAAACTCACAGGAAAATATTTACCGTTAGCCTGCCGCCATCGCGTTGCGTGTACAAAAGGGGCGTGTGCGTgcgctagtgtgtgtgtggaactGTGTAGTTGTGGGCCAGGGGAATTGAGAATTTACTAGTAGTAGTCCCAGTTGGGCACTCAAGCAGTACGTGCGAAATATTAAGCGTTAAAGAAGTGCCTTTATAATTTACCGATTATCCTGACATTACTTTGCCCAATACTAGTTTAGTAGCCCAAAAACCTACGATCCCAATCaggtatatatttaaaacaaaagaagctGAGTGTTTGCTTAGCAAAAAGTTGCATAAATTGGcagaaataataatgaaaattggGCCAAAAGGGTGACGAATTTAAAGTATTGCGTTTTCCCCTGCAAAGTACATGAAGTGCGCCAAAAAATCTGCAGTGCGAAGTTCACCTTCACCCAGTGTGTATGACATgcaggcaaatgaaaaatcgaTACCAGAAGCATCAGCAGTTGCAACGCTCTACGACCGCTCCCACTTAGTCACAAGGAACTGCATTATCGCGCAGCAGGTCCTTTAAGCCCGAACAACGTACTTCCAGTGGACTTGGGGCAGGACGCTATCTCCACCATCGACATGGTGGATGCCAAGccacagccacccactccGGGCGCAATGCCTGGAACGGGAACACCGCCGGCTGGATTCGCCGGCGAGCGATCGAAGATCAAACTGTTCATGGAACGGACACCCAGCATCGGAGCCCTCAAGTCCAAGTTCCTCACCGTGCTGGGCAACAGCAACGAGCTGCTCAACGGAATATCGAACAAGGTATGACTACAACTAGTGATGACAGAGTGAGTAGCGTgttaaaagatacaaatactACAAGGGTCATATGTCTAGC encodes:
- the LOC6731267 gene encoding E3 ubiquitin-protein ligase lubel isoform X5, whose amino-acid sequence is MTTHQLLNKNVRTMPSWVMEANDRIGPKPPPTPPNGVAGGLPKAPALPPKAKSTPEPDYEIIEFSSQQYSNEPMKTTVIRTKTPDNKLKCTLCGSQNPWVTCAECAGQIFCASCDDMFHKHPKRKQHMRKAVEQGTPPIPPKAQAGGRAPPPVAPPRRTKRGLLTPFLGRKDQMLPPPSPTPSHKSLGGWRGSLGGGATPPVPPVASSSANQMNNRPLPEPPRSEGGGSSRSGTPKSVFDTIQRPPSVQLEKIKSKASATLDRMAILQQRYRQQKARQDLSANSEQHLSNGAGFEHWSNISPSPSHFRSGSMSSGLNSSHFDLSDDSQFHNSLLLQQRQAAGAQRRQMSTSVFNLNSNPRRPLAEAQNGSAWLANQRIQQAQSLAQLNCAGCQQSQQHPGWAQHPQHPHPQHQHPDQWSQFGSQQQFNNSNLSLNVGPGYMSQQHHPHYPPPVFMTQRGMMPNVYPGAPGYPMMHPGVMGMPPSAASRAASRSRYAASPTPSRKSMSLRRKRNSYVDDELTDDEDSDQDDRRSLVSNRSAMTSASRSQHHQNHIQPRQRRLSSASQLIASDELDGDQRHHKMRNRRGSIAKSVQSEWLPERRENEGTLTRNKTATDSARTSRIYSDLESEGSGARALVQAKIQQKLQEADQHKSSKKAEPKRKPEMKDENTQAAAVVQKVVTPAHEESASEYEEVVEEVTASESEAEAQTAPDPQEVPDEIGADDLGPPPSTPDHEWECEFCTFVNEPNIKICSICCKTPSKPPVQPNKAKKVEEKPQPPAEKSNNIKASSKTETKPVQKPTTKNQQPSQKSVAASSKTTHTNSTPSSKASPAVNSKSTSSIPIKAPSKSTLKTSSENESDNSLAKSLLHKESVENIWNTLDESIQAQAEQVLKKAQKVSTACGGTPPREIAAVEMGTSPPPQSISTQTYDALPFNTKQEEILPVVPDRFTTPEPNKMERRPHYRSNSQLQQESDRYRSANDLRYHDGFGLDPYSAGLVTKRPNFINELRMLQLQVSSPFDMPHETFGVKHEPARDPETEMHIILKELELYKFTVEELEAALKYCSPDTHPIQWLRENWHKLVQTVQSLSTKYGQERGENTIGTVSQNEAREALRNSGGNVWQAVADCIQQRQQKYRKLAAKGNFLRDDIVNALTAHQGTRLETELPNPPVESILPSQSVQEDIKVEALPIQSPPPIADSETRPAEQPVEFVLEIPSEVEPTPVEVDPVEEPTALPITPAPPIVDSESRPVEPPVETVLEEPKKVTPSMKGKTANSGTASKGPSTSSTTKTNKTTVSKIPKPTNEPTNKSNSTPLNKKVPLRSKSFSAPMGISSVKRIQEVYLQKQSSSIAASRVPLKSSPFTKKSINDAISRFNSNQADGPSTSGAAAAAAAALLKPRSQPRIPKKKYHETCFSDDDYETSATEEEQEEPNLAEPQKAEQLKRKMSMPVFRAYPSVQEPVIEDPAILARKYVDQELVTNIAEAQIAATLVSMKFSEDVALWAARECSDLDQAIGMLQQECELCMNSYPMNQMVSMLKCLHKCCKQCAKSYFTVQITDRSINDCSCPFCKLPELSNEAQHEDEHLEYFSNLDIFLKSILDNDVHELFQRKLRDRSLLQDPNFKWCIQCSSGFFARPKQKRLICPDCGSVTCAQCRKPWERQHEGSSCEAYLEWKRENDPELQAQGVQEHLAQNGIDCPKCKFRYSLARGGCMHFTCTQCKFEFCYGCARPFMMGAKCTVSTYCAKLGLHAHHPRNCLFYLRDKIPLQLQFLLKEQKVKFDTEPMQIKDESSSSSKARAQARCPIPLQKETPQGLVDTVCNTEVPDKHAGMCRTHYVEYLAGKVAKAGIDPLPIFDLTDCVQELRRRGIALPERGPWDTDEIYKNMCSEVIKEHIPLKSA